In Paenibacillus kyungheensis, the following are encoded in one genomic region:
- the trxB gene encoding thioredoxin-disulfide reductase, with amino-acid sequence MYKTIVIGTGPAGLTAAIYLARANLQPLIIEGLQPGGQLTTTTEVENFPGFTEGIMGPELMDNMRKQAERFGAEFKSGWVENVDLSQRPFKIKVEGMGELEAESVIISTGASARYLGIPGEQDNVGRGVSTCATCDGFFFRGKKLIVVGGGDSAMEEASFLTRFATEVTVVNRRDELRASKIMQDRAQDNPKIKWQLNRKPVEVVADGMGVKGLKVLNNETGQEEIIEADGVFVAIGHTPNTGFLGEQIHTDGHGYVMVTPGTTETNIPGVFACGDVQDTRYRQAITAAGSGCMAAMDCEKYLEGSMVHDWSESLNE; translated from the coding sequence ATGTATAAAACAATCGTTATTGGTACAGGACCTGCTGGATTAACAGCAGCTATTTATTTGGCTCGTGCAAATCTACAACCTTTGATTATTGAAGGTTTACAACCAGGTGGACAATTAACTACAACTACAGAAGTAGAAAATTTCCCGGGCTTTACAGAAGGTATTATGGGACCGGAATTAATGGACAACATGCGTAAGCAAGCAGAACGTTTTGGTGCAGAATTCAAATCAGGATGGGTAGAAAATGTAGATCTTTCTCAACGTCCTTTCAAAATAAAAGTAGAAGGCATGGGCGAGTTAGAAGCTGAGTCTGTTATTATTTCTACAGGTGCTTCTGCAAGATACTTGGGTATTCCAGGCGAGCAAGATAATGTAGGACGCGGTGTAAGTACATGTGCGACTTGTGATGGATTCTTTTTCCGTGGTAAAAAACTAATTGTTGTCGGTGGCGGCGATTCAGCGATGGAAGAAGCAAGCTTCTTAACTCGTTTTGCGACAGAAGTAACAGTAGTCAATCGTCGTGATGAACTACGTGCTTCCAAAATCATGCAAGATCGTGCACAAGACAATCCTAAAATCAAATGGCAATTAAACCGCAAACCGGTTGAAGTAGTAGCGGATGGTATGGGTGTTAAAGGTCTAAAAGTGCTAAACAATGAAACAGGACAAGAAGAAATCATTGAAGCAGATGGCGTATTCGTAGCGATCGGTCATACACCGAATACCGGTTTCTTGGGCGAGCAAATTCATACTGACGGACATGGTTATGTTATGGTCACTCCAGGCACAACAGAAACCAATATCCCGGGTGTATTCGCTTGTGGTGATGTGCAAGATACACGTTATCGTCAAGCGATCACAGCAGCAGGTAGTGGCTGTATGGCGGCAATGGATTGTGAGAAGTATCTTGAAGGCAGTATGGTACACGACTGGAGCGAATCACTGAACGAGTAA
- a CDS encoding ribose-phosphate diphosphokinase: MKDKLRIFSGSSCPELAAQIAERLGVQLGKIKLSQFKSGETYVHYEESIRNMDVFLVQSLSHPINEMFVQLLVMIDAAKRASARTINIIVPYYGYARQERKSAPREPISAKMVADVLTTVGAHRVITIDLHASAIQGFFNIPVDHLTALDLISGYLKTKKIEDAVVVSPDAGRASMAEKLANRLDSPFAMMIKKRPAHNESVITHVIGNVEGKTPIIIEDLIDTGTTIINVVESLKERGAKEVIVCATHGLFSGAALQRLDHPYIRELVVTDSISLPPGHLDRLTVLSVSPMLAHAVRIIMEGGSIATLFSDAGI; this comes from the coding sequence ATGAAAGATAAATTACGTATTTTCTCAGGATCATCTTGCCCGGAGTTAGCAGCTCAGATCGCCGAACGACTGGGTGTACAACTAGGCAAAATCAAATTATCTCAATTCAAAAGTGGCGAAACCTATGTTCATTATGAAGAAAGTATTCGTAATATGGATGTGTTTCTAGTGCAATCATTATCACATCCAATCAATGAAATGTTTGTCCAACTCTTAGTGATGATCGATGCGGCTAAACGTGCTTCTGCAAGAACAATCAATATTATTGTTCCGTATTATGGATATGCAAGACAAGAGCGCAAGTCAGCTCCCCGTGAGCCGATCTCTGCCAAAATGGTTGCTGATGTTCTGACAACAGTAGGCGCGCATCGTGTGATTACGATCGATCTACATGCGTCTGCGATTCAAGGATTTTTCAATATTCCTGTTGATCATCTGACTGCTCTTGATCTGATCAGTGGATATCTCAAAACGAAAAAAATAGAAGACGCTGTTGTCGTATCTCCAGATGCAGGTCGAGCTTCGATGGCAGAAAAGTTAGCCAATCGTCTGGATTCGCCTTTTGCGATGATGATCAAAAAGCGTCCAGCGCATAATGAATCGGTAATTACCCATGTGATCGGTAATGTAGAAGGCAAAACGCCTATTATTATCGAAGACTTGATCGATACAGGTACAACGATTATTAATGTGGTCGAAAGTCTCAAAGAACGCGGAGCCAAAGAAGTGATCGTTTGTGCGACACATGGTCTTTTTTCAGGAGCGGCTTTGCAACGTCTAGATCATCCGTATATTCGTGAACTGGTTGTGACCGATTCGATCAGCTTGCCACCAGGACATCTTGATCGCTTAACTGTATTATCGGTTTCTCCAATGCTTGCGCATGCTGTGCGCATCATCATGGAAGGCGGATCTATCGCTACATTGTTCAGTGATGCAGGTATTTGA
- a CDS encoding ROK family glucokinase, giving the protein MSENIYIGVDLGGTAIKVGICNQEGELLHTYEGPTEKEKSSDAVIGNIEKYVRYIVEQSPYEWDQVVGVGAGVAGFTDVRAGVILMAPNINFQNVPIRAILEERLGKTIRVDNDANVAALGEAWSGAGKGITDCVCYTLGTGVGGGIIVNGHIYQGFSGLAGEIGHISVVPDLEAIKCGCGKMGCLETVSSATGIVRMAVEAVERGDHTSLSAIEKVSAKDIFDAAKAGDEVSIRIINRAAFYLGKSMAAVAATLNPERFIIGGGVSKAGDILFNEIRRVFAELTPEPLQRGVEIIPAKLGNDAGIVGAAGLLLR; this is encoded by the coding sequence ATGTCTGAAAATATTTATATTGGTGTTGATCTTGGCGGCACAGCTATTAAAGTAGGTATCTGCAATCAAGAAGGAGAATTGCTCCATACGTACGAAGGTCCGACTGAAAAAGAAAAAAGCTCAGATGCGGTTATCGGGAATATTGAAAAATATGTACGTTATATCGTAGAGCAATCGCCGTATGAGTGGGATCAAGTCGTAGGTGTTGGAGCTGGTGTTGCTGGCTTCACCGATGTGCGTGCTGGCGTTATTTTGATGGCTCCTAACATCAATTTTCAGAATGTGCCGATCCGTGCTATTTTGGAAGAACGTTTAGGCAAAACGATTCGTGTCGATAATGATGCTAACGTAGCTGCACTGGGCGAAGCTTGGAGTGGAGCAGGTAAAGGCATTACCGATTGCGTCTGTTACACATTAGGTACAGGTGTAGGTGGCGGTATTATTGTGAATGGCCATATTTATCAAGGATTTTCAGGATTAGCAGGAGAGATCGGTCATATTTCTGTTGTGCCTGATTTGGAAGCGATTAAATGTGGTTGTGGCAAAATGGGCTGTCTTGAAACGGTATCTTCTGCAACAGGTATTGTACGTATGGCAGTAGAAGCAGTAGAACGTGGCGACCATACTTCTTTATCTGCAATCGAAAAAGTATCGGCAAAAGATATTTTTGATGCAGCCAAAGCAGGCGACGAAGTGAGTATCCGTATTATCAATCGGGCTGCTTTTTACTTGGGTAAATCGATGGCTGCAGTAGCAGCAACATTGAATCCAGAACGCTTTATTATCGGTGGCGGTGTGTCCAAAGCTGGCGATATTTTGTTCAATGAAATCCGTAGAGTGTTTGCTGAATTGACACCTGAACCGTTGCAACGTGGAGTAGAAATTATTCCTGCGAAGCTTGGTAACGATGCAGGGATTGTTGGAGCAGCAGGTCTATTGTTGCGTTAA
- a CDS encoding HlyD family secretion protein → MKIAKLIPIIVLIAALGIGGYLLTMHGKDAVSMAALKKEGVLTIDTVNSSFEGQSGKLSSVKVIEEQHVKKGQVLMTLDTNDINLQIKGIKEQMSQIDVQISQAKSSLSSQANKLAEQEANAKLNIQAAQLAETQVNQGARAEDITSQEIAVDSAKKSVEIANNSVTSAQTAVSAAQQAADFAQTSFDRNKSLFDNGLATQASVDSAQNAVDTANKQLQSAQDQLATAQKQVELTGNQVKAQETALEKMKNGATAEDREQAHLKVEQAQQALKQIQQGQEDISNGKYNIELLQKQKDSLQINMDTLNVQKNRRVLKAAVDGKVTRVVPKVGENVSAGTPVVVIETGKLYYDLYVGEENIKAFKAGSKVKTDVISLNKDVQGTVRYITSAPQYAALRMSREKGQADTTSFIVRVDVKRTSELLPGMTVEVLTNESNY, encoded by the coding sequence GTGAAAATTGCAAAACTAATTCCTATTATTGTATTAATTGCTGCCCTCGGTATAGGTGGATACTTACTGACTATGCATGGTAAAGACGCTGTTTCAATGGCTGCTCTCAAAAAAGAAGGTGTCCTCACTATAGATACGGTGAACAGTTCATTTGAAGGACAATCTGGTAAATTAAGCTCGGTTAAAGTCATTGAAGAACAACATGTTAAAAAAGGACAAGTGTTGATGACGCTTGATACAAATGATATTAATTTGCAAATCAAAGGAATCAAAGAACAAATGTCTCAAATTGATGTGCAGATCAGTCAAGCTAAAAGCTCTTTATCCAGTCAAGCTAACAAATTAGCAGAACAAGAAGCAAATGCTAAATTAAATATTCAAGCTGCTCAATTAGCTGAGACACAAGTTAATCAAGGCGCACGTGCTGAAGATATTACCAGCCAAGAAATCGCTGTTGATTCAGCTAAAAAATCTGTAGAAATTGCTAACAATTCAGTAACTTCTGCTCAAACTGCTGTATCGGCTGCTCAACAAGCTGCTGATTTTGCACAAACAAGCTTTGATCGTAACAAATCGCTTTTCGATAATGGATTAGCAACTCAAGCAAGTGTAGATAGCGCTCAAAATGCTGTCGATACGGCTAATAAACAATTACAAAGCGCACAAGATCAATTAGCAACTGCGCAAAAACAAGTAGAACTTACAGGTAATCAAGTAAAAGCTCAAGAAACAGCACTTGAGAAAATGAAAAATGGTGCTACTGCTGAAGATCGTGAACAAGCGCATCTGAAAGTAGAACAAGCTCAACAAGCGCTAAAACAAATTCAACAAGGTCAAGAAGATATCAGTAACGGTAAGTACAATATCGAATTATTGCAAAAACAAAAAGATTCTTTACAAATCAATATGGATACATTGAATGTGCAAAAAAATCGTCGTGTACTTAAAGCGGCTGTAGATGGTAAAGTCACTCGTGTTGTGCCAAAAGTAGGCGAAAACGTATCTGCGGGTACACCGGTAGTCGTGATCGAGACAGGTAAATTGTATTATGATCTATACGTTGGCGAAGAAAACATCAAAGCGTTTAAAGCTGGCTCTAAAGTGAAAACAGATGTTATTTCACTCAACAAAGATGTACAAGGAACTGTTCGTTATATTACTTCTGCACCACAGTATGCTGCTCTACGTATGAGTCGTGAAAAAGGTCAAGCCGACACTACTTCTTTCATTGTGCGTGTCGATGTGAAACGCACATCTGAATTGCTGCCGGGAATGACGGTGGAGGTTCTAACCAATGAAAGCAATTATTGA
- a CDS encoding tetratricopeptide repeat protein has translation MNDYKRKVGEDERKVISLHWDANFFFERAVRSLDRHRYDKALKYFEKAVEYEPNNPVNHCNMAGILSEIGNYEASNQVLANILDVVDPAMVECHFYMANNYANMSHFEQAEASLLTYLELDKDGQFLDEAGEMMELLHKELKRSSSTNHDTKLPVNDYDAAQSLLEQGQFVEAAEQFEQIIKVQPDLHTARNHLAIALYYQGKMTEAALQIEEVLMRDPHNLHGLCNQAILMQHLGQTEQVKQQIDVLTRIIPFQQEHLLKLATTLGMLGDHELAYTYFRKLIKQQESVHQWALYHYAATAACHLHKIDEARKLWSMILRFEPEAEVPSFYMEHVEQIKLGKLMPSYHYQLSFQPKSAAHARVNIENYMYAEPTHIQLLHILAHGNEQQQLRAIESYVLDDNEEVYQALRHLLQEPQISDRLRTEIKRVLRQSVNTQALSADYFRVDTESTVSNLSVLD, from the coding sequence GTGAATGATTATAAGCGAAAAGTAGGAGAAGATGAACGTAAAGTCATCTCGCTTCATTGGGATGCTAATTTCTTTTTTGAAAGAGCTGTCCGTTCATTAGACCGTCATCGTTATGACAAGGCATTGAAGTATTTTGAAAAAGCTGTTGAATATGAACCTAACAATCCTGTGAATCATTGCAATATGGCGGGTATATTATCAGAGATAGGTAATTATGAAGCTTCGAATCAAGTGCTTGCTAATATTCTGGACGTAGTTGATCCTGCTATGGTTGAATGTCATTTCTATATGGCGAATAATTATGCCAATATGAGTCACTTTGAACAAGCAGAAGCATCATTGCTAACTTATTTAGAATTGGACAAAGACGGTCAATTTCTAGATGAAGCTGGAGAAATGATGGAGTTATTACACAAAGAATTGAAGCGTTCATCAAGTACGAATCATGATACGAAATTACCTGTTAATGATTATGATGCGGCACAAAGCTTATTGGAGCAAGGGCAGTTTGTAGAAGCGGCTGAACAGTTTGAGCAGATTATAAAAGTGCAACCCGATCTTCATACAGCACGTAATCATCTAGCTATTGCGCTGTACTATCAGGGCAAAATGACCGAAGCAGCTCTACAGATTGAAGAAGTGCTCATGCGTGATCCGCATAATCTTCATGGGTTATGTAATCAGGCGATTTTGATGCAACATCTAGGACAGACCGAGCAAGTGAAACAACAAATCGACGTGTTAACACGTATTATTCCTTTTCAACAGGAGCATTTGTTAAAGCTAGCTACAACACTTGGAATGTTAGGTGATCATGAATTAGCGTATACTTATTTTCGCAAGCTGATCAAACAGCAAGAATCTGTTCATCAATGGGCGCTGTATCATTATGCGGCAACAGCAGCATGTCATTTGCACAAAATAGATGAAGCTCGCAAGTTATGGAGTATGATTTTGCGTTTTGAACCGGAGGCTGAAGTACCATCATTTTATATGGAACATGTGGAACAGATTAAGCTTGGCAAGTTGATGCCATCTTATCATTATCAGTTGTCATTTCAGCCCAAAAGTGCAGCTCATGCTAGAGTGAATATAGAAAATTATATGTATGCAGAACCTACACATATTCAATTGCTCCATATTTTAGCGCATGGCAATGAACAACAACAGCTACGTGCGATTGAATCGTATGTATTAGATGATAATGAAGAAGTGTATCAAGCTTTACGTCATTTATTACAGGAACCACAGATTTCAGATCGGTTACGTACAGAAATAAAACGCGTATTACGGCAAAGTGTAAATACACAGGCATTATCTGCCGATTATTTTAGAGTAGACACAGAGTCTACGGTATCGAATCTATCTGTTTTAGATTAG
- a CDS encoding ABC transporter permease, whose product MKAIIDEFKLILNGKFIFIIVIAPLIISAAFGYVFKNNQLNEAPVAVVDMDHSTYSQHLIEQLNADQYIDINYITYNYTDPNDFLYNEKYLGVIYLPAGLEKARAQGNQSNIGFYVDTALSTATASLRTGVTEVITAENSTASSGKLVAMGLNATQATNLSTGLNLQTRLLYNPTNNMLMSSVIGFVNTVFLSILGGATLAIVPRLREQGLLAGMVQKPLSIVFRVIPYSLIATASMYLVMGCLKQVGGLRFEANVFQLFIPFIMYTIALSLLCMMVGWNASSPAKAAGRITMILLPSFILSGAQIPVALLPPILQQVSHALPLSWHFKFLRGLGFRGGDLKYFSQEIGGFLILITCILFVIFLLILNERRKARKAEREGLNTTPDEPTTVVSSDVNSTTTDSSATLPSGGKPQKI is encoded by the coding sequence ATGAAAGCAATTATTGATGAATTTAAGCTCATACTGAATGGTAAATTTATTTTTATTATCGTTATTGCTCCATTGATTATTTCAGCCGCTTTTGGTTATGTTTTCAAAAACAATCAGTTAAATGAAGCTCCTGTTGCTGTGGTCGATATGGATCACAGCACATACAGTCAACATTTGATAGAACAACTTAATGCTGATCAGTATATCGATATTAATTACATTACGTATAACTACACTGATCCCAATGACTTTTTATATAACGAAAAATATTTAGGTGTTATTTATTTGCCAGCAGGTCTGGAGAAAGCCCGTGCTCAAGGAAATCAAAGTAATATTGGATTCTATGTAGATACCGCTTTGTCTACAGCAACTGCTAGCTTGCGTACAGGGGTTACCGAGGTGATTACAGCAGAGAACTCTACTGCTTCCTCTGGTAAGCTTGTAGCGATGGGACTGAACGCTACACAGGCAACAAATTTATCAACTGGACTGAACTTGCAGACTCGATTACTGTATAACCCGACCAACAATATGTTAATGAGTTCGGTTATCGGATTTGTAAATACAGTATTTCTATCTATTCTGGGTGGTGCTACTTTAGCGATTGTACCTCGTCTACGTGAGCAAGGTTTACTTGCAGGCATGGTACAGAAACCGCTCAGTATCGTTTTTCGAGTCATCCCTTACTCTTTGATAGCAACAGCCTCAATGTATCTGGTTATGGGCTGTCTGAAGCAAGTAGGTGGGTTACGATTTGAAGCGAATGTATTTCAATTATTTATTCCATTCATTATGTATACAATCGCGTTATCCTTGTTATGTATGATGGTCGGTTGGAATGCTTCTTCTCCTGCTAAAGCAGCAGGTCGAATCACGATGATTCTATTACCATCGTTTATTCTAAGTGGTGCGCAGATTCCGGTTGCTTTGTTACCACCTATTTTGCAACAAGTCAGTCATGCGTTACCTCTATCCTGGCATTTTAAATTTTTACGCGGACTTGGTTTCCGTGGTGGCGATTTGAAATACTTTTCACAGGAGATAGGTGGATTCTTGATTCTGATCACTTGTATTTTGTTCGTGATCTTCTTATTGATCTTGAACGAACGTCGTAAAGCACGTAAAGCAGAACGCGAAGGATTAAATACGACTCCAGATGAGCCTACAACAGTGGTTTCATCGGATGTTAATAGTACAACGACTGATTCTTCTGCTACATTACCTTCAGGTGGCAAACCACAAAAAATATAA
- the hisJ gene encoding histidinol-phosphatase HisJ, with protein sequence MLIDYHTHHVRCGHAVGELEEYVQRGIAIGLSQLGLSDHLPLIHVDPATYYPEMAMPMDELPRYVEECLMLKEKYRDQIDIKVGLEADYIEGYEEMIQNILNQYPFDYVIGSVHFLGEWDISDFRQTQGWEGKHVLDVYRQYYDAIGKACATGFYDIVGHLDVIKRFGYVPLPEETEERIALEDMALQAVKKADMVMELNSSGLSKVCKEIFPSRRIVQQAIALDIPLTLGSDAHDPLKLSDHLDEARALLQELGVQQLAVFEQRQRSFVLLHG encoded by the coding sequence ATGCTAATAGATTATCACACACACCATGTACGCTGTGGACATGCAGTGGGTGAACTTGAAGAGTATGTGCAGCGCGGTATAGCGATCGGATTGTCCCAACTAGGGTTATCAGATCATTTGCCATTGATTCATGTCGATCCTGCAACGTATTATCCTGAAATGGCTATGCCGATGGATGAATTACCTCGTTATGTTGAAGAATGTCTGATGCTCAAAGAAAAGTACCGTGATCAGATAGATATCAAAGTAGGCTTAGAAGCTGATTATATAGAAGGATATGAAGAAATGATTCAGAATATTCTAAATCAATATCCTTTTGACTATGTGATTGGGTCGGTTCATTTTCTAGGTGAATGGGATATTTCCGATTTTCGGCAGACTCAGGGTTGGGAAGGCAAGCATGTACTGGACGTATATCGGCAGTATTATGATGCTATCGGCAAAGCCTGTGCGACAGGATTTTATGATATTGTCGGGCACTTGGATGTGATTAAGCGCTTTGGCTATGTGCCGTTGCCAGAAGAGACAGAGGAACGTATAGCTCTTGAAGATATGGCACTACAAGCAGTGAAAAAAGCCGATATGGTGATGGAACTTAATTCGTCCGGTCTATCGAAAGTGTGTAAAGAAATTTTTCCAAGTCGTCGGATTGTACAACAAGCGATTGCGCTGGATATCCCGCTGACACTTGGTTCAGATGCTCATGATCCTTTAAAATTAAGTGATCACTTGGATGAAGCAAGAGCTTTGTTGCAAGAACTAGGTGTACAGCAATTAGCAGTATTTGAACAACGGCAACGTTCTTTTGTGCTTTTACATGGATAA
- the hisIE gene encoding bifunctional phosphoribosyl-AMP cyclohydrolase/phosphoribosyl-ATP diphosphatase HisIE, giving the protein MNSSDFQHEIIHQSLSWEQLVATIKWDTDGLVPAIVQDQSSKQVLMLAYMNQESLKRSLDSQETWFWSRSRQEYWHKGGTSGNTQQITSLSYDCDGDTLLVMVHANGPACHTGRISCFYNEVNEVDNQPTFNNNEEQHTTPSDSGKERFAILAELEQMISDRDRDRPEGAYTTYLFEKGIDKILKKVGEETAETIIAAKNQDNDELRYEVSDLIYHLLVLLQERKLPLDDVLAELDRRHERPRKD; this is encoded by the coding sequence ATGAATTCGTCTGATTTTCAACATGAGATTATTCATCAGTCTTTATCCTGGGAACAACTGGTGGCAACGATTAAATGGGATACCGATGGGCTCGTACCTGCGATTGTACAGGATCAGAGCAGTAAGCAAGTATTAATGTTGGCTTATATGAACCAAGAGTCGTTAAAGCGCTCGTTAGACTCGCAAGAGACATGGTTCTGGAGCCGTTCTCGTCAAGAATACTGGCATAAAGGTGGAACATCAGGCAATACACAACAAATCACATCATTATCATATGATTGTGATGGAGATACATTGTTAGTGATGGTTCATGCAAATGGTCCTGCTTGCCATACAGGCAGAATAAGCTGTTTCTATAATGAGGTGAATGAAGTGGATAATCAACCAACATTTAATAATAATGAAGAACAACATACAACTCCATCGGATTCTGGCAAAGAACGGTTTGCGATTTTAGCAGAATTGGAGCAAATGATCTCAGATCGTGACCGCGATCGCCCAGAAGGAGCATATACAACGTACCTGTTTGAAAAAGGGATCGACAAAATCTTGAAAAAAGTAGGCGAAGAAACAGCCGAAACGATTATCGCAGCCAAAAATCAAGATAATGATGAGCTTCGTTATGAAGTTAGCGATCTGATCTATCACCTATTGGTATTGTTGCAAGAGCGTAAATTGCCTTTAGATGATGTACTGGCTGAACTGGATCGCCGTCATGAGCGTCCACGTAAAGACTAA
- the hisF gene encoding imidazole glycerol phosphate synthase subunit HisF, whose amino-acid sequence MLAKRIIPCLDVKEGRVVKGVNFVNLRDAGDPVELAALYDREGADEIIFLDISASVEGRETMIDVVRRTAGEISIPFTVGGGISKVEDMKNILRAGADKIGINTAAVLNPQLINDGSQRFGAQCIVVAVDAKFNPEWGEWEVYTHGGRKSTGIRAIAWIKEAEQRGAGEILLTSMDADGTKDGFDIDLTSAVSEAVNIPIIASGGAGTSEHFYDVFTKGKADAGLAATIFHYKEIGIPELKNQLKDKGVEIR is encoded by the coding sequence ATGCTTGCAAAGCGTATTATTCCATGCCTTGATGTCAAAGAAGGCCGAGTCGTCAAAGGTGTGAATTTCGTTAATCTGCGTGATGCAGGTGATCCGGTAGAGCTAGCTGCTCTGTATGATCGAGAAGGTGCAGATGAGATTATATTTCTCGATATTTCGGCTTCGGTTGAAGGTCGGGAAACGATGATTGATGTGGTTCGTAGAACAGCAGGTGAAATATCGATTCCATTTACTGTTGGTGGCGGGATATCCAAAGTTGAAGATATGAAAAATATTTTACGTGCCGGTGCAGATAAAATAGGGATCAACACAGCAGCCGTACTGAATCCGCAATTGATTAATGACGGTTCACAACGATTTGGAGCACAGTGTATTGTAGTCGCTGTTGATGCGAAGTTCAACCCGGAATGGGGCGAATGGGAAGTGTATACTCATGGAGGACGTAAATCGACAGGGATTCGTGCGATCGCATGGATCAAAGAAGCGGAACAACGTGGAGCAGGCGAAATTCTGCTGACCAGTATGGATGCGGATGGAACCAAAGATGGATTTGATATTGATCTCACTTCGGCGGTGTCTGAAGCGGTGAATATTCCAATTATTGCGTCAGGTGGAGCAGGTACATCAGAGCATTTCTATGATGTATTTACTAAAGGCAAAGCGGATGCAGGTCTAGCGGCAACTATTTTTCATTACAAAGAAATCGGTATTCCTGAACTCAAAAATCAGTTAAAAGACAAAGGAGTGGAGATTCGATGA
- a CDS encoding MarR family winged helix-turn-helix transcriptional regulator has product MSIIDSSDDHVPSEEMDKLSELSKLYPDFNIDCMRTSILLIRTSHEIFNETSTLLARHGLSPSKMRILVPLLLRKKPLLPSDLAEYSGVTRSTMTGLINGLEKDGLIRRGAHEDRRMTSIHLTDEGKQLIHSTLPVYMEQINQLMSHITEDEQKVLHRLLYKIQAGLETSKQG; this is encoded by the coding sequence ATGTCGATAATAGATTCATCTGATGATCATGTTCCATCAGAAGAGATGGATAAATTAAGCGAATTAAGTAAATTATACCCTGATTTCAATATCGATTGTATGCGGACTTCGATTTTATTGATTCGCACTTCGCATGAAATATTTAACGAAACATCAACTTTACTTGCTAGACATGGATTATCGCCTAGTAAAATGCGTATTTTAGTCCCATTGCTGTTACGCAAAAAGCCGCTGTTGCCTTCTGATCTTGCTGAATATTCAGGTGTAACACGTTCAACAATGACCGGACTTATTAACGGTTTGGAAAAAGATGGACTTATTCGACGGGGTGCACATGAAGATCGCCGGATGACATCTATTCATTTAACCGATGAAGGCAAACAATTGATTCATAGTACGCTTCCTGTATATATGGAACAGATTAATCAATTAATGTCTCATATAACCGAGGATGAGCAAAAAGTATTACACCGTTTATTGTACAAGATTCAAGCAGGACTAGAAACATCTAAACAAGGTTAA
- the hisA gene encoding 1-(5-phosphoribosyl)-5-[(5-phosphoribosylamino)methylideneamino]imidazole-4-carboxamide isomerase, whose protein sequence is MSSFTIYPAIDIRGGRCVRLIQGDYNQETVYNDDPVAVATDFTVKGAQYVHLVDLDGAKAGHPVNHELIGRIANAVSVPVQVGGGLRTLADVENLLNLGVSRVIIGTAAIEDREFTESVLGTYGNRVAIGIDARNGLVATRGWLETSEVKAEVLAKELAAKGAETFIFTDISRDGMMQGPNIDAIAAIAQASGKQVIASGGVTVLDDLVKLAARRAEGISGAIVGKAIYTGNIDLELALRTIQ, encoded by the coding sequence TTGTCTTCTTTTACTATTTATCCTGCTATTGATATTCGAGGAGGTCGCTGTGTACGTCTGATTCAAGGCGACTATAATCAGGAAACCGTCTATAATGACGACCCTGTAGCTGTAGCTACTGATTTTACAGTAAAAGGAGCACAATATGTCCATCTTGTCGATTTGGACGGAGCCAAAGCAGGTCATCCAGTGAATCATGAGTTGATTGGTCGTATTGCTAATGCTGTCTCTGTACCTGTACAAGTTGGTGGTGGATTACGTACATTAGCTGATGTTGAAAATCTTCTAAATCTCGGAGTAAGTCGTGTTATTATCGGCACAGCAGCTATTGAAGATCGTGAATTTACAGAATCTGTACTAGGTACATATGGCAATCGTGTAGCGATCGGGATAGATGCTCGTAATGGATTGGTAGCGACTCGTGGCTGGTTAGAGACTTCAGAAGTGAAAGCAGAAGTACTGGCAAAAGAATTAGCGGCTAAAGGAGCAGAAACGTTTATTTTTACCGATATTTCGCGCGATGGTATGATGCAAGGACCTAATATCGATGCGATTGCTGCGATTGCTCAAGCTTCAGGTAAGCAAGTTATTGCTTCTGGTGGCGTAACAGTATTGGATGATCTGGTGAAATTAGCGGCACGTCGTGCAGAAGGAATTAGTGGCGCGATTGTAGGCAAAGCGATCTATACAGGCAATATTGATCTGGAACTAGCATTACGTACGATTCAGTAA